The Streptomyces sp. NBC_01268 genome segment CTTGGAGCAGGCCGGCCAGGCGCCCCAGCCCTGGACGCGCAGGACGTCCTCCGCGACGGCGATCTGCTGGGCCCGGGTCGCGAGGTCGGCGCGCCGGGCGTACGTGAGGCCGCCGAACTCGCTCCAGGTCGGCGGCCAGAACTGGAGCCCGCCGTAGAAGCCGTTGCCGGTGTCCGCCGCCCACCGCCCACCGCTCTCGCAGTCGGCGACGCACCCCCACGGCCACTGGTCCTTCACGCAGGCCTCGACGGGCGAGGGGGCCGCGACGGCGTCGGCGACCGCTCCCGGGGCGAGGAGCGCGGCGACCAGGACGGCACCGGCCGTCGCATATCGGATCTTCGACATCGGCGCAGGCTAGGCAGCCACCGCGGGCGCCCGGCCCGTGCCGCGCGGAACACCGTTCACATGCCACCCGGTCGGCGTCACACAAGTTGTCGGGTGCCCACGCGTGACCCCGGCCGAGCCTTGCCCGTTGAACTCGGCATGAGACGCCCGGGAACCGCCCGGTCGTCGCACGCACCGAGTCCAGGGAGCCCCCCGTGCCGCGCATGCTCGACGTCAGCGAGGACGTACGCGCCGAGATCGGCGACGAAGAAGCCGACCGGCTCCTCGCCGGCGACAACGCCCCGGGCAGCTACGACTGCACCTCCTGCCGGACGCCGGGCGATTCCGAGCACGAGCGCACCAGCACGGTGCTGTTCGTCGGCGACGAGACCGCCGTCCTCGCCTTCGCCCACGCCAGCTGCATCCCGTCCCAGGTCGTCCGGGTCGAGGAGGCGCAGCTCCAGGGCGCCGTGGCCTCCATCGCGGCGGCGGACGCGGCCGACTCCCTCGCGGTGTCGCACCCGGAGCAGGCGGTGCTCGGCGTCACGAGCGGTCTGGTGCTGATCGACGGCGAGCTGCACCCGGCGCTCGTGGTGGAGCCGACCGCCCCGGTCGCCCGGCCGGGCTCGGAGGGACTGGTGGACGAGTTCCTGCCGCTGCTGGCGGAGCAGGGCTTCCAGCCGGTGACGGACATGAACCGGAAGCCGGCCCCGCTGCCGGGCTGGTCGGTCCTGGTCGCCATGGGCCAGCTGCACTCCGTGCTCCAGCCGGGCGCGGGCGGCGTCGGCCAGGCCGCCTGGTGGCAGGCGCACCAGCCGCTCCAGGTCACCGAGGGCTGGCGGGCCGCGGCGAACAAGTCGCACACGGTGCTGGTGTTCGCCGCCCCCGTCGGCTCCATCGGCCAGCAGCCGCGCGAGGACCTGCTCCGCGACGCCCTGGAGAAGGCCGCGGCCAACGGACGCCTGGTCGCCGCCGCGATGCCGCTGGCCGGTACGTGAGGGCGGACGGGCCCGGCATAGGGCCGGCGCGCGTCCCGGGGGTTCCGACGGTGCCGCGCCCCCGGGTTCCACTTTCCGAGGGCCGCCCGCATCTCGCGGACGGCGGGGTCGTTGGCACCTACGTGCACCCATACGACCCGTTCCGTCAGCAGTATCCGAGTCCGATCCCGTCCATGCGCCCGGCGCAGGAGGTGTCGGCGGGCCCTTCGGCGACGCCGATCTACGACGCCCTGTACTCCGAGTACCGCCGGTCGTTCCGCACGCTGCCGGGCGACCGCAGCGGCGAGGAGGAGCTGAGCTTCCGGTCCTTCGGGGCGGGGACGCACCGGCACGCGGCGCACGGACAGGGGCCGGGGCAGCGGCAGGCGGGCTGGTCGGCGTACGCGCTGCCGCCGGGGCCGCGGACGAGCCCGTGAGGACGTAGGCCCGCCGTACGTGCGGGGCGGGGACGAGGCGGAGGGCCGGGGCGATCACACCGCCCCGGCCCTCCGCCGTATGCCTGCCGCGCGTGCCCGTACGCGCCCGCACGTCTCCGTACGTGCCCGTACGCGCGGGGCGCGCCCTACTTCTTCTTGCCGCGCTTCTCGCGCACCCGCACCGAGATGTGGATCGGGGTGCCCTCGAAGCCGAACTCCTCGCGCAGGCGGCGCTCGACGAAGCGGCGGTAGCCGTGCTCCAGGAAGCCGGAGGCGAAGAGCACGAAGCGCGGCGGCTTGGTGCCCGCCTGCGTGCCGAAGAGGATGCGGGGCTGCTTGCCGCCGCGGATCGGGTGCGGGTGGGCGGCGACGATCTCGCCCAGGAACGCGTTCAGCCGGCCGGTGGGGACACGGGTCTCCCAGCCGGCGATGGCGGTCTCGATGGCCGGGACCAGCTTGTCCATGTGGCGGCCGGTCTTGGCGGAGACGTTGACCCGGGGCGCCCAGGCGACCTGCTGCATCTCGGTCTCGATCTCGCGCTCGAGGTAGTAGCGGCGCTCCTCGTCGAGCTCGTCCCACTTGTTGTAGGCGATGACGACGGCGCGGCCCGACTCGACCGCCATCGTGATGATGCGCTGGTCCTGGACGGAGATGTTGTCGGTGGTGTCGATGAGGATGACGGCCACCTCGGCCTTCTCGACGGCGGCGGCCGTGCGCAGGGAGGCGTAGTAGTCCGCGCCCTCCTGGAGGTGCACCTTCTTGCGGATGCCGGCCGTGTCGACGAACTTCCAGGTCTTGCCGCCGAGCACGATCAGCTCGTCGACCGGGTCGCGGGTGGTGCCCGCGAGCTCGTTGACGACGACACGGTCCTCGCCGGCGACCTTGTTGAGCAGGGAGGACTTGCCGACGTTCGGGCGGCCGATCAGCGCGATGCGGCGCGGGCCGCCGAGGGCGTTGCCGAAGCGCTGCTCGGGCGCCTCGGGCAGGGCCTCCAGGACGGCGTCGAGGAGGTCGCCGGTGCCGCGGCCGTGCAGCGAGGAGACCGGGTACGGCTCGCCGAGGCCGAGCGACCACAGGGCGGTGGCGTCGGCCTCGCCGGACTGGCCGTCGACCTTGTTGGCGGCGAGGACGACCGGCTTCCCGGCGCGGCGCAGCAGCTTGACGACGGCCTCGTCGGTGTCGGTGGCGCCGACGGTGGCGTCGACGACGAAGAGGCAGGCGTCGGAGGCCTCGATGGCGTACTCGGCCTGGGCGGCGACGGAGGCGTCGATGCCGAGGACGTCCTGCTCCCAGCCGCCGGTGTCGACGACCTTGAAGCGGCGGCCGGCCCACTCGGCCTCGTAGGTGACGCGGTCGCGGGTGACGCCCGGCTTGTCCTCGACGACGGCCTCGCGGCGGCCGATGATCCGGTTGACCAGGGTCGACTTGCCGACATTGGGACGACCGACGACGGCGAGGACGGGGAGCGGGCCGTGCCCGGCCTCCTCGATCGCGCCCTCGACGTCCTCGATGTCGAAGCCCTCTTCCGCGGCGAGCTCCATGAACTCCGCGTACTCGGCGTCGCCAAGTGCCCCGTGGTCGTGCTGGTCGTTCATGAAGTCCGTTCCTTGATCATTCGTGGTCGGTGGGTCCCCGGGCCGCGGGGCCCACTACTGGGAGTGTCGCTCAGCGCCCGGTGAGGCGCCTGGCGTTTTTC includes the following:
- the der gene encoding ribosome biogenesis GTPase Der codes for the protein MNDQHDHGALGDAEYAEFMELAAEEGFDIEDVEGAIEEAGHGPLPVLAVVGRPNVGKSTLVNRIIGRREAVVEDKPGVTRDRVTYEAEWAGRRFKVVDTGGWEQDVLGIDASVAAQAEYAIEASDACLFVVDATVGATDTDEAVVKLLRRAGKPVVLAANKVDGQSGEADATALWSLGLGEPYPVSSLHGRGTGDLLDAVLEALPEAPEQRFGNALGGPRRIALIGRPNVGKSSLLNKVAGEDRVVVNELAGTTRDPVDELIVLGGKTWKFVDTAGIRKKVHLQEGADYYASLRTAAAVEKAEVAVILIDTTDNISVQDQRIITMAVESGRAVVIAYNKWDELDEERRYYLEREIETEMQQVAWAPRVNVSAKTGRHMDKLVPAIETAIAGWETRVPTGRLNAFLGEIVAAHPHPIRGGKQPRILFGTQAGTKPPRFVLFASGFLEHGYRRFVERRLREEFGFEGTPIHISVRVREKRGKKK
- a CDS encoding LysM peptidoglycan-binding domain-containing protein; translation: MSKIRYATAGAVLVAALLAPGAVADAVAAPSPVEACVKDQWPWGCVADCESGGRWAADTGNGFYGGLQFWPPTWSEFGGLTYARRADLATRAQQIAVAEDVLRVQGWGAWPACSKRYGLSGRAHVVQAGDTLGKVARRFSVKGGWEALYAANRAAIGPDPNRLMVGTMLRLP